The Dioscorea cayenensis subsp. rotundata cultivar TDr96_F1 unplaced genomic scaffold, TDr96_F1_v2_PseudoChromosome.rev07_lg8_w22 25.fasta BLBR01002187.1, whole genome shotgun sequence DNA segment ttattattattatgtatcaAAAATCACATGAATATTGTAATAATGTGGcaatgcttttaaaaaaagaaaaaactatttttCGTTTTTTTACACGCACGTATTCCTTTATTTCTTCGTGTGAATCACAAATTTTTCTATACAGATGGAGATGGTTGCTTGCTTGTTTGTTGCTGCCCTTTGTTATGAGTATGAGGTTCTTGATAGACCGTTTCCCATGACTATTATTAGAACCCATCTCGTTTCCCATAGACCAGCTACCACGTGTTCCGCACGCGACCGCAGCTTCTGTTTCTCTTTCTATCTCTcgctctttctttctttctttcttcgtCGTTCGTCGCCGTCGAGACGCGCGAGGTCTACCGGATCTCTCTCCGCCGGTATGCGCACGTTAGTGCAGCTCTGCCATCTCTGCTAATTGGCACTCTATGGCTCCGTTCCAGAACATCCGAAGGCTCGCCGATGGTGTATTCCTTGTTGCCTTCGAAGCCGCCAAGCGATCCCCAGTCTTCGAGGCCGCGAGGGCTGGGGAGATCGAAACCTGGTTTCGAAATCCCTAAAGGAGGTCCCTCGTCTCCGCTACGGATCTCACCGGGCTTACGAGTGGGAGGTCTCGTGAATTCTCTGGCCCTCGGGCCAAGGAATCAGTAGTCTTCTTCTCTGATGGCCCTGAAACGAACGCTTCCGCATCAGGATCCGTTTGTGAGGTGATTCCATCAGCTGTAATCGCGAATCAGGGGGAAAGTTTGGAGTTTGGCAAAAGAATTGCAGGAGTCTAGTGGGGAGAGCGAATTGCAAAGCTCAGGTGGGGAGACGGAAGAACAACGGATGAATGTGGGTGAATCAAGAGATTTGGACGCAgtgaaggaagaaaaagttgTAACTTTGGGTGATTTGACAAATGATGGTGCAAGTAATGAAGAAAAGGATGTTAATTTGGTTGTTTCTGCAGAGAAGAGGGTAACAGATGGCGGCTGCGCTGAAATTAGTGCTGGCGTCGCTCCAGTGAAGAGGAGAAGGCCGCGGGAGAGGAGAGTCCCGTCGACTCCTTTCAGTAGAGCTCTTGGGTACGTTGATTGGTTCATTAAATCAGCAGAGTTCATTCTTATTGTTTTTCTGAGCTGCGTTCTTGAACTTTTACATTGAAAtcctacccaaaaaaaaaatttaagaaaaagaaggaaaacttCAAATTGTGAATGCAGTATTCAGGCATTCATACAAACTCGCATGTATAAAGGTCCTTACTTCGATGCATATGGATAATGGATCCTCTTTTGGCTTTTCACTAGTAATCAGGCAGTTCTGTAGATATATGCCTTGTAGTGCTCATTCTTGTAAACTCATCTGTCGTTCCATTTGACCAACAGGTTTGCTGGATTGGGAGCTGGGCTTGCATGGGGCACACTCCAAGAATCTGCAAAAAGGCTTGTATTTGGTACGCCTGATTTGGAAGATAAGCAATCTGCAATCTCACCGTTCTTGTCTGAGCAAAATGCTGAACGTTTGGCACTTGCACTCTGTAGAATGCGAGGGGCCGCACTCAAATTGGGTCAGATGCTTAGCATTCAGGATGATTCTCTTGTGCCAAAACCGGTATTCTCATAATCCCCGctgattttataatttgatgCTATGTTCCAATTATTTATGGGATATTTTTTCTGGAAAGTCGGTTAGAAAGTGTTCCATGGTATCCCCTCTTTCCAGAACAGGGGGGGTTTGGTTCCTATGTTATCCTGTGAAAGAGGTTTGTTTCTGTGATTTAACCAGTTTGATGAGCAGTTCAGGATTGTCAACTTCTTTGTTGATTGTACATCACTTGTCATGTATAGAAATGTAGCTAGTGTTCATAATAGGTTGTTGTATGCATTTGGTTATGCATCTCTTCCAGCTGAAGATGTGGTCCATCTTGAACTGGTTTGTGTTGAACTTCTGCACTAAGCTTGTGTCTGATGTATTGCTTgaccctatgtttttttagatttttggcAGCTTTGGATATTGTCCGGCAAGGTGCTGATGTGATGCCAAGGAGCCAGCTCAATGATGTTTTGGATTCTGAATTGGGTCTCAACTGGTCGTCAAAAGCTCAGAAGTTTTTGATTATGAGCCGCTAGCTGCTGCAAGTATTGGACAGGTCCTTTTTATTTAATGCTAATGATTTTGAAATATCTTGGAAAGATATGTCATGTCCTGAAGTTTTTTACATGGCTTTACCACATTACTGTATATCCTTTACACTCCTTTATCTGCCTTCTTTGATCTGTGTACTGCGAAATGGTGTCATGTCAAAATGCAAAATCAGTGATTTTTCTCTCTTGtcctttgtatttttaaaacttaaggCAGACAAATGCATGATGGTTTGTGTCTTCCAATCATTAACCAGTATCTCATTTCTCTTGTCAGGTGCATCGGGCTGTCCTAAAGGATGGGTTGGAGGTTGCAATGAAAATACAGTACCCTGGTGTTGCAGAAAGCATTGAAAGTGATATTGACAATGTGAGAAGACTTTTGGATTATACAAATCTTATACCAAAAGGCCTTTTTCTTGATAGAGCTATCAAGGTAAACTGGAGCCTTGCAGCTGTAGCACAGTCCTGCAAAAAATTCTGGACacatttctttaaataattattttctaaagGTTGAATTGTCCTTCTATTAAGGAAAAGTTCTGTATGATCACTTGTAATAAAAAGCTAATGATCTCCTTTAATCTTTTCCAGGTTGCAAAAGAGGAACTAGCTCGAGAATGTGATTATTTGTTAGAAGCTGCAAATCAGAAGCATTTTCGAGAGCTATTGTCCAACTCAGAAGGGTATTATGTGCCTATGGTCATTGATGATATATCAAGCAAAAAAGTGTTAACAACAGAGCTTGTTACTGGTAATTTTCTTGTGTATTGTATTCCTTTTTCTATCATGCAAGGATGCTGAATTTTTTTCCTGTTAAGTAAAAATTTTTTCTGACATGTACTTTTTCAATTGGTGAAACTAAAAGTTTTTCCTTTGTTTGCATTGACATGAAAGAACTCCTAGGAGTCATCACTTTTCAATTAGGTGGTGGTGGCTTATGCACCGCTGCCTCTTGTTCTTAGGAATTATGTATGTCAAGCTATATGTTCAGAAGATAGCTGTAGATGCTGTTTTCTGCATATTGAAAATCTGCATGTCATGAACTGCACTTGAATGACTGCACTGCATAAAGACCCTGAACAATCACACATACTAAATATTGGAAACTGGCCAATCATACCGTGTTgttgattctctgttttcttttgcaagGGAGTTATAAGGATACCATAGGAAGTTGAATAATAATTTCCCCATCTTATTGTTTAGTGGAAGCTAGGAAGCATGGATTATATTGACATTTTTACAGCAATATTGACACATTCTTGTGATGAACCATTCTTTTGCAATGCTCAGGAGTCCCTGTTGATAAAGTGGCACTACTAGATCAGGAAACTCGGAACTATGTTGGAAAAAAGCTGCTTGAGCTGACTTTGAAGGAGTTGTTTGCTTTCCGCTTCATGCAGGCAAGTTAAacacttctttttttgtttttccaagtGTGTGGTTCAAGTATCATGGGTTGTTCTCTTCTAGTTCATGTTATAGAAGTTAATAGAGAATAGTAGACACCAGCCCCCTCCATGCTGTGTGTGCATGGTTGATAACTTCAGTATGTGTAGAAAAATGGTTTCTGATCAGATGAACATCAGATATTGTTAGAGAGTTGTGCTTTTTATTTTGGAACTTCTTTGAACCCTTTCCTCTTCCTCTCTGACTGTCTGACATCTTTGTCTTATTGTAAACAGACAGATCCTAACTGGAGCAATTTTCTCTATGATGAACCCACCAAAATGATCAATCTCATTGACTTTGGAGCAGCTAGAGAGTACCCTCAAAATTTTGTAGATGATTATCTTCGAATGGTAATGCTTTTGTTGCATAAATTTACTCTTGGTAGTTTTTGAGCCAAAATTTCCTACTCTCTCTTGATATATTATGTGATCAAGCATGTTCCTGTCATACAATTATATCTATTATGATGATCAAATCAAATCTATGacgctaattatttattttttttgacttGAATCCTTTGGATTAACAGGTGATTGCATGCGCAAACAGTGACCGAGATGCAGTTATTGAGATGTCCACGAGACTTGGTTTTCTGACAGGTGAGGAATCAGAGGTAATGCTAGATGCCCATGTCCAAGCCGGTTTTCTTGTTGGCTTGCCGTTCTCCAAATCTGGCGGGTATGACTTCCGTTCAACCAACATCACCCGCAGCATCTCTGACCTGGGCGCGACGATGCTCAAGCACAGACTCACTCCTCCACCTGATGAAGTCTATAGTCTTCACAGAAAACTATCAGGTGCTTTCTTGGCCTGCATTAAGCTCGGCGCAGTAGTACCATGTAGAGAGTTGTTACTTGATGTCTATAGACATTATTTGTTTAGTGATGAGAGCTCACAACTTGCCTCCAGTTCTGTGTAAtgtgtattcttttcttctttccaaGATAGTCAATAATCTTGTGCTGCAAAATGTAGCTTGATTCTTCTGAACAATGTATCCCCCCACAGTGATGATTTacactaaaaaaattttcaattcacTACAGTTTCGGGTTGTCAATGGGCTCTGGTCCTGATGGGAAACTCAATTTCTCTACCCCGTTGGGGCCGGGATGGGGAATATCCGTCCCGTCCtcaaaatgtaattttaaattatatatatttaaattttttaagttaatattGCGGAAGATTTGTTGATAAAGGTAAACTTTGAGTTAGGAGTATTTGTTGTAACATTATTACAAATGATTAGAGAGTGAATCGTTGagatttagatttaaaaaaaaaaaaaattatacttatttatttttgaaaattataaatttattttaaataaaaatatattattaaaaagataataagTATGATgtgttaatttataatcaagATTTGTGTGATGCTAATGCATAATATAACTtgctcttaattttttttacagtaC contains these protein-coding regions:
- the LOC120257569 gene encoding LOW QUALITY PROTEIN: protein ABC transporter 1, mitochondrial-like (The sequence of the model RefSeq protein was modified relative to this genomic sequence to represent the inferred CDS: deleted 3 bases in 2 codons), with translation MEMVACLFVAALCYEYETSYHVFRTRPQLLFLFLSLALSFFLSSSFVAVETREVYRISLRRYAHVSAALPSLLIGTLWLRSRTSEGSPMVRSLVSATDLTGLTSGRSREFSGPRAKESVVFFSDGPETNASASGSVCEVIPSAVIANQGESLEFGKELQESSGESELQSSGGETEEQRMNVGESRDLDAVKEEKVVTLGDLTNDGASNEEKDVNLVVSAEKRVTDGGCAEISAGVAPVKRRRPRERRVPSTPFSRALGFAGLGAGLAWGTLQESAKRLVFGTPDLEDKQSAISPFLSEQNAERLALALCRMRGAALKLGQMLSIQDDSLVPKPVLAALDIVRQGADVMPRSQLNDVLDSELGLNWSSKAQKFDYEPLAAASIGQVHRAVLKDGLEVAMKIQYPGVAESIESDIDNVRRLLDYTNLIPKGLFLDRAIKVAKEELARECDYLLEAANQKHFRELLSNSEGYYVPMVIDDISSKKVLTTELVTGVPVDKVALLDQETRNYVGKKLLELTLKELFAFRFMQTDPNWSNFLYDEPTKMINLIDFGAAREYPQNFVDDYLRMVIACANSDRDAVIEMSTRLGFLTGEESEVMLDAHVQAGFLVGLPFSKSGGYDFRSTNITRSISDLGATMLKHRLTPPPDEVYSLHRKLSGAFLACIKLGAVVPCRELLLDVYRHYLFSDESSQLASSSV